One part of the Candidatus Borreliella tachyglossi genome encodes these proteins:
- the dnaJ gene encoding molecular chaperone DnaJ, with product MKRDYYEILGLSKGASKDEIKKAYRKIAIKYHPDKNQGNKESEALFKEATEAYEVLGDDNRRAQYDRFGHTAFEGGGSGFGGFSSGFSGFSDIFEDFGDIFDSFFTGGRDQERGRQNTKGKDITYQIEISLEDAYFGYKNVINITKEKLCQSCFGKKSEKGTSPSICNMCNGSGRVMQGGGFFRVTTTCPKCHGDGKIISNPCKSCKGQGSFKNQEAIELNIPAGIDDSQQIKMRGKGSINPDNQQYGDLYIRVSIKPHRIFKRNGKDLYATLPISFTQAALGKEINIKTIAEKKVAIKIPKGTENNEQIIIKNAGMPILQTEKFGNLILTIKIKTPKNLSYNAINLLEALSKEIKDIDEVNLNKI from the coding sequence GTGAAAAGAGATTATTATGAAATTTTGGGGCTCTCAAAAGGAGCCTCAAAAGATGAAATAAAGAAAGCATATAGAAAAATAGCAATTAAATATCATCCTGACAAAAATCAGGGGAATAAAGAGTCTGAAGCTCTTTTTAAAGAAGCGACAGAAGCTTATGAGGTCTTAGGAGATGACAATAGGCGTGCTCAATACGATAGGTTTGGACACACTGCTTTTGAAGGCGGTGGCTCAGGATTTGGGGGATTTTCCAGCGGATTCAGTGGATTCTCAGACATTTTTGAAGATTTTGGAGATATCTTTGATTCATTCTTTACTGGAGGACGCGATCAAGAGAGAGGTAGGCAAAATACAAAGGGTAAGGATATAACATACCAGATAGAGATATCACTTGAAGATGCATATTTTGGCTATAAAAATGTTATTAATATCACCAAAGAAAAACTATGTCAGTCTTGCTTTGGTAAAAAATCTGAAAAAGGAACAAGCCCTTCAATATGTAATATGTGCAATGGTAGTGGCCGTGTAATGCAAGGCGGAGGGTTTTTCAGGGTCACAACTACATGTCCAAAATGCCATGGAGATGGGAAAATAATTTCAAATCCATGCAAATCATGCAAAGGACAAGGGAGCTTTAAAAATCAAGAGGCAATTGAACTCAATATACCAGCAGGAATTGATGATTCTCAGCAAATAAAAATGAGAGGGAAAGGTAGTATTAACCCTGATAATCAACAATACGGAGATCTGTACATAAGAGTATCAATAAAACCTCACAGAATTTTCAAAAGAAATGGAAAAGACCTTTACGCAACTCTTCCAATAAGCTTTACTCAAGCAGCACTTGGGAAAGAAATAAATATTAAAACGATAGCAGAAAAAAAAGTTGCAATAAAAATTCCAAAAGGAACAGAAAATAATGAACAAATTATCATTAAAAATGCAGGCATGCCAATACTCCAGACAGAAAAATTCGGGAATCTCATCTTGACTATCAAAATCAAAACCCCTAAAAATCTAAGTTACAATGCCATAAACTTACTGGAAGCTTTAAGCAAGGAAATCAAAGATATCGATGAAGTAAATTTAAATAAAATTTAA
- the rlmB gene encoding 23S rRNA (guanosine(2251)-2'-O)-methyltransferase RlmB, with product MYITHANSIIESIKNNKGFELYISKTSPKSRDIEELAKKYNIKIIKVNDISKIIGNNNHRGFTLKVSGFNNTKERNKNLEESLEELQHKNNIFILILDGIEDPQNLGAILRTSEQFSIDLVIISQRRSAKDNSTVLRTSSGASQYVNKVIVPNINTAIKLLKENGFWIYASDIKGEEINNIKINDTKVALIMGNEGKGIHKLSKENSDFLVRIPTSGKIDSLNVSVSTGILIFEIKRQLNLL from the coding sequence ATGTATATTACACACGCTAATTCAATAATTGAAAGCATAAAAAACAATAAAGGCTTTGAATTATATATTTCAAAGACAAGTCCAAAGAGCAGAGATATTGAAGAATTAGCTAAGAAATACAACATAAAAATAATAAAAGTTAATGATATTTCTAAAATAATTGGAAACAACAATCACAGGGGTTTTACATTAAAAGTTTCGGGATTTAACAATACAAAAGAACGAAATAAAAATTTAGAAGAATCTTTAGAAGAACTTCAACACAAGAATAATATATTTATCTTAATACTTGATGGGATAGAAGACCCACAAAACCTTGGTGCAATCCTTAGGACATCAGAGCAATTTAGTATTGATCTCGTAATTATTAGTCAGAGACGAAGTGCCAAAGATAACTCAACTGTCTTGCGTACTAGCTCTGGTGCAAGTCAATATGTCAATAAAGTAATAGTCCCAAACATAAATACTGCAATAAAACTTTTAAAAGAAAATGGATTCTGGATATATGCTAGCGATATCAAAGGAGAGGAAATAAATAACATTAAAATAAATGATACCAAAGTTGCCCTTATTATGGGTAATGAAGGCAAAGGAATACACAAACTAAGTAAAGAAAATTCAGATTTTCTGGTAAGAATTCCAACTAGTGGCAAAATAGACTCGTTAAATGTCTCAGTTTCAACAGGAATTTTAATATTTGAAATAAAAAGACAACTTAACCTACTTTAG
- a CDS encoding DMT family transporter, with the protein MLMGKRITSMLYMLLYAIFYSLLVVFVKYVPQYSLFSKLFFRYLFPCVIFVLAFSKNKKLFCGKCEDRKFLIMRSIICNVAIFLIFYAMSLLAPADSTALYLTFPIFASILGVIWLKEKLSFYKSISYLFSFLGVLFIFRPNIEIDHYPFLVGLSSAFLFALSYVLIGYSNKGRDIDSFTFLFYLSFVGLFMLLPWFFVWTINATSIKDILWLVLIGALATGAQLFSTMAYKIGDSSQVSVFSYFGLIFSMIFSIPILGIYPDIYSYLGAMFVLLGGIVIYLEGRRHSKVG; encoded by the coding sequence ATGTTGATGGGAAAGAGAATAACTAGTATGCTTTATATGCTTTTGTATGCGATTTTTTATTCTTTGCTTGTTGTGTTCGTTAAGTACGTTCCACAATATTCTTTGTTTTCTAAATTATTTTTTAGATATTTATTTCCTTGTGTGATTTTTGTGCTTGCTTTTAGTAAAAATAAAAAGCTTTTTTGTGGTAAATGTGAAGATAGAAAATTTTTGATAATGAGATCTATTATTTGCAATGTAGCAATATTTTTAATCTTTTATGCTATGTCTTTGCTTGCACCTGCAGATTCTACAGCTCTTTATTTAACATTTCCTATTTTTGCCTCTATTTTAGGTGTAATATGGCTTAAGGAAAAACTTAGTTTTTATAAGTCAATTTCTTATTTATTTTCTTTTCTTGGTGTTCTTTTTATCTTTAGACCTAATATTGAAATTGATCATTATCCTTTTTTAGTAGGCCTTTCATCTGCGTTTTTGTTTGCGTTGTCTTACGTTTTGATTGGGTATTCAAATAAAGGAAGAGACATAGATTCTTTTACATTTTTGTTTTATCTATCCTTTGTTGGACTGTTTATGCTACTTCCTTGGTTTTTTGTTTGGACTATTAATGCTACAAGCATAAAGGATATTTTATGGCTGGTATTAATTGGTGCTTTAGCTACTGGTGCTCAGCTTTTTTCTACAATGGCTTATAAGATTGGTGATTCTTCCCAAGTGTCTGTTTTTAGTTATTTTGGCTTGATATTTTCCATGATATTCTCAATTCCTATATTGGGAATCTATCCTGATATTTATTCGTATTTAGGTGCAATGTTTGTGTTATTAGGCGGTATTGTTATTTACCTTGAGGGTAGGAGACATTCTAAAGTAGGTTAA